A window of Strix aluco isolate bStrAlu1 chromosome 2, bStrAlu1.hap1, whole genome shotgun sequence contains these coding sequences:
- the LIPT2 gene encoding octanoyl-[acyl-carrier-protein]:protein N-octanoyltransferase LIPT2, mitochondrial, which yields MSRGPVRVLRLGLRPYAEALRVQERCVGAARAARGPGPVPGESVVLSEPAGPVYAWGLRGAPAAEAAERLRARGAGLAAARRGGRITFHGPGQLLAFPVLDLRRRHLPLRRYVAALEELVLRLCRRFGLAAARALPPPFTGVWMGDSKLCAIGVHCGNYITSHGLALNCCTDLTWFDHIVPCGLEGKGVTSLSRELGRQVTVEHVLEPFLDAFQEVFDCTLVFSEDPGD from the exons ATGTCCCGGGGCCCGGTGCGGGTCCTTCGCCTGGGGCTGCGGCCCTACGCCGAGGCTCTGCGGGTGCAGGAGCGCTGCGtgggggcggcgcgggcggctcGGGGCCCGGGGCCGGTACCCGGGGAGAGCGTGGTGCTGAGCGAACCGGCGGGGCCCGTCTATgcctgggggctgcggggagccccggcggcggaggcggcggagcggctgcgggcgcggggcgcggggctggcggcggcgcggcggggcgggcggatCACGTTCCACGGGCCCGGGCAGCTCCTCGCCTTCCCGGTCCTCGACCTGCGCCGCCGCCACCTCCCGTTACGCCGGTACGTGGCGGCGCTGGAGGAGCTGGTGCTGCGGCTCTGCCGCCGCTTCGGCCTGGCCGCCGCccgcgccctcccgccgcccTTCACCGGCGTCTGGATGGGAGACAGCAAGCTCTGCGCCATCG GGGTGCACTGCGGGAACTACATCACCTCGCATGGGCTGGCGCTGAACTGCTGCACCGACCTCACCTGGTTCGACCACATCGTCCCCTGCGGGCTGGAGGGCAAAGGTGTCACCTCGCTGAGCCGCGAGCTGGGGCGACAGGTCACCGTCGAGCACGTCCTCGAGCCTTTCCTCGACGCCTTCCAGGAAGTGTTTGACTGCACCTTGGTCTTTTCCGAAGATCCCGGCGACTAG
- the LOC141920336 gene encoding LOW QUALITY PROTEIN: putative RNA-binding protein Luc7-like 2 (The sequence of the model RefSeq protein was modified relative to this genomic sequence to represent the inferred CDS: substituted 1 base at 1 genomic stop codon), whose translation MSAQAQMRAMLDQLMGTSRDGDTTCQXIKFSDERVCKSHLLNCCPHDVLSGTRMDLGECLKVHDLALRADYEIASKDQDFFFELDAMDHLQSFIADCDRRTEVAKKRLAETQEEISAEVAAKAERVHELNEEIRKLLAKVEQLGADGNVEESQEVMDEVEKARVKKRE comes from the coding sequence ATGTCGGCGCAGGCCCAGATGCGCGCCATGCTGGACCAGCTCATGGGCACGTCCCGGGACGGTGACACAACCTGTCAGTGAATCAAATTCAGTGATGAGAGAGTGTGCAAGAGCCATCTTCTCAACTGCTGCCCTCATGATGTGCTCTCCGGAACTAGAATGGATCTTGGAGAATGTCTGAAGGTACATGACCTGGCACTAAGGGCAGACTATGAAATAGCATCCAAAGATCAAGACTTCTTCTTTGAGCTTGATGCAATGGACCACCTGCAGTCATTTATTGCAGACTGTGACAGGAGAACAGAAGTGGCTAAGAAAAGACTAGCAGAAACCCAAGAAGAGATCAGTGCTGAAGTTGCAGCTAAAGCTGAAAGAGTTCATGAATTGAATGAAGAAATTAGGAAACTGCTAGCCAAAGTAGAACAGCTTGGAGCTGATGGGAATGTGGAAGAATCTCAAGAAGTAATGGATGAAGTGGAGAAGGCTCGGGTAAagaagagagaataa
- the KCNE3 gene encoding potassium voltage-gated channel subfamily E member 3 — MLQSRLSLAAAQAGRAPCLEGDMEEDNRTETWHQSLQAVLNALNQTLHGVILCPTDRPATTTATRNASTRASRSGHDDNAYMYILFVMTLFAATVGSLILGYTRSRKVDKRSDPYHVYIKNRVSMI, encoded by the exons ATGCTCCAGTCCCGGCTCAGCCTGGCAGCAGCGCAGGCAGGGAGGGCACCCTG CCTGGAGGGGGACATGGAGGAGGACAACCGGACGGAGACCTGGCACCAAAGCCTCCAGGCCGTGCTTAATGCCTTAAACCAGACCCTGCACGGGGTCATCCTCTGTCCCACCGACCGCCCTGCCACCACCACCGCCACCCGTAACGCCAGCACCCGTGCCAGCCGTTCCGGCCACGATGACAACGCCTACATGTACATCCTCTTCGTCATGACACTCTTTGCCGCTACGGTGGGGAGCCTCATCCTGGGCTACACCCGCTCCCGCAAAGTGGACAAGCGTAGCGACCCATACCATGTCTACATCAAGAACAGGGTCTCCATGATCTGA